ATGGTTTTTATTAACTACTTAATCATTATATAATCCACTTGCGTTGCTCTCTCCAATCACCTGGCCAGTAGAGAAACTGTTATAAGAATTGTCAAGTTGAGAGTCTAAAATAGGATATGAGGAATCTGGATGTGTATGCTAAATGGTGGCATCACTGGATACGAGATCTTCATTTAGTGGAGCAGCTTTCAATACCAAGGTGCTTTAGGTCAAGTGGTTTTGGTAATGTGACAAGTTCAAGTCTTGTATTATTCAGCGATGCAATTACAGTTGGTTATGGTATTGCAGCATATCTTATTCTTCATGATGGAAACAAAATTCATTCAAGCCTTTTCATGGAAAAATCAAGAGTGTCTCTCATCAAGGCGATTAATATACCCAGGTTGAAACTTAAAACTGCAACTGTGTCTGTTAAGGTTGTTCGACACATTCTGAGGTGGTTGGAGTGTACTATCGGTGGAGTTGTATACTTCACAGATTCAAGGACAGTGGTTCACTCTATTAATGCCAACACAAAAAGTTCCCTGTTTTGTTGCTCAATAGAATCAGAGTTATAAGGGATTACTTGTAGCCTGAGCAAAGGAAGCATAGAAGCTCCAGTGATAACCCTGCTAATGGAGCATTAAGAGGTGGCAATGTACAGCAATTTTTGAACTATGACGAATCGTTTCATGGCACATCATTTATTGTATCTGATTATTTGCCTCCACAGTATGTTTCTGCAGATTATGTTGATGATGGGAGGAAAAATAAGTCTGCAAGCACAACTTCTAAGGAACGGTACTGTTTTACAAGATTGATTCAATGTTATTTTTCAAGGTCAAGATTATGGAAGGCAGTTACTGTATTTTAACAATTGAAACCAATTCTTAAAGATAAAGGGTAAGATTATGCAACCACTGATGCTGAAAGGGCAATCATAATTTATGTTCagcatatatctgtgtatgtgtgtgtatgtgtatgattgtGTTGTGGGTGTGTGTCATACGTTTGTTCCCTCTTGGCGAGTTGGCTCCAGATGTGTACACTTTTCTAGTTACTACACTCTTTCATCCTATTACAGTTATGTGGATTTTTAGACATTGTGATAAAAAAACAGTCCCAAAAGTTTGCTTTCTTGAATCTgacacacgaacacaaacacacttCAAGACGAAGGCTAATTGATATTTTTCCTAATATCATTGTAAACATAATTATTTGACATTAAACTTAATCCAAATATTTATCGCAGATTTGAAGTCTGAAAAAGTGACACTTATTGGTTAAGATGCTCTCTCCAATGAATTCCGAAGGTAAACAATAAACTGCCATCACTTATTTCCCATCTAGGTGTAAATGATTGTCTTAGAAAACACTGATCAAGAACTGGGAGAATCAAAGTGGATTGAAGTTGTCAACGAAAATAGTGATCATGCtatgtatgaaataaaaaatacaaattataaacgTGAGCAGAGAAAGATGGAAGTTATTAAAAGATAGGATCACACTTGAGATGGATTATCACCTTTATATGATAAGGTCTGGATTGCTTACAAATATCCGCCATATACATCGACCATGTGGAACCTATGTTTTATGATACTCAAGATGAATTAAAGACGTGAAGAAAGATCCAACAAGTAACGATAAACAGTCAAATAAACCAACGCTATGCGTAAGGAAAGTAAACATACTAAAAGCATGTGTAAATCATAAAGAAACATATATAGATAATTGGAAATGAGTGGATGAAGTAAATAGAATCATTATATAGTAAGTGAAATAACACTTTCTAAAAGCTAACgggcatataaatttatatctaataataaacCCTTCTATAAATTTTGCTTTCAATAAACAATCACACTGATATGGTGTATGGTAGAATAAAAAGTTAAACGATGAAGAAATTATACTGGCACTTTATATAATAGCAAATGGTTACACCCATTAAGTGATTTATCGGGCATATATGGAAGACATTAATAGTATTTCTTTTTATGCTCAAAAAGCCTCTAAGCAATGAATGAAAATACGCAATGTTGACTGACACAGTTTCCTTAATAATGAGgtcatgaaataaaaatatatataagctatattagCACAGGTTTGTTATTTACCACTTTCCAAGAAGGAGATTATCATGGAAATATTTAATACTATACATAATCTTGAAATGTTCAGAAATTGGTCGTACGGATGATATCttttgatatttctattttgttttcatttattataagAGGAGAGATATTTAATAGTTTCATATATAAATCAGAGCATATTTCGATTGTTatcaaatgttattttcattatgaataacACAGTGAATTATTTGAGTTCTTGGCCTCAACAATCTTCTTTCAGTAGAATCCCATGGTAAACCTTTCTTTCACCTTTATTTGTCTTCCGAATGTACAGCAAAAGttttcatgaataatatatatttgaatatatatatatatatatatatatatatatatatatatatatatatatatatatatatatttatatatatatatatatata
The nucleotide sequence above comes from Palaemon carinicauda isolate YSFRI2023 chromosome 2, ASM3689809v2, whole genome shotgun sequence. Encoded proteins:
- the LOC137617912 gene encoding uncharacterized protein, producing MRNLDVYAKWWHHWIRDLHLVEQLSIPRCFRSSGFGNVTSSSLVLFSDAITVGYGIAAYLILHDGNKIHSSLFMEKSRVSLIKAINIPRLKLKTATVSVKVVRHILRWLECTIGGVVYFTDSRTVVHSINANTKSSLFCCSIESEL